A region from the Stygiolobus caldivivus genome encodes:
- a CDS encoding protease pro-enzyme activation domain-containing protein, whose product MIKTHSVILLILFMINALVFLGISTSAYATYVGPKIDNSQFIGQLNPQQMICIGVLIPPKNMNQLYLLAQEVAYHQIKPIPMNRLISMFAQTYKEGQIISFLEDNGLQIVYKSPFAIIAQGYVYQVNNAFHVTLGLYKDGNIIFYMPTSKPEVPPVFSGVMLQGLTNFTSASLQLNLIKLGKVEGNSIIPDVNPLIENLTGFKYLSFAANMYSPQDLVGAYNITQGGKNVSIAIIDAYGDPTILQDVKLFDQKFHLPPANISIIPIGPYHPIFGIFEGWCAETALDVETAHAIAPYAHIDLVVPSSTLFIPEAIDYIVSNDIAQVVSMSFGIPENVLGDTGLFYVYQGTAYPNTPYWDYYFALGTVEGITFLASSGDSGATAEGLSTYSGVSYPATSPFVTGVGGTTLFVNVTSGYLSQENSTATYGYETAWSVDNMFYFPYVASDGGYSELYPKPWYQYGINGTLRASPDVAADANPYTGEIIYVLGQEEVIGGTSLASPLWAGVVADVISQTHKPVGLLNNILYWIYSNSSLYQKVFHQVDFGFNGLYTAHKGYNPVTGLGTPDYYWLLKAVEAYEKIPKLSVSVTVSEPGVQYPWFMYNSTFTIIAKISYPNSTQVTSGSFTAYIYTTQGLLTSMPMIFNGTYWEAVYTIKPGSPPNIWYVVVNGTSGGISGSGAYEIDVGLSIDIISPTPFPYALSIPPNTPFSILACVYYPNLTPAIVPLHAYFVQDGKIVYNVTLLPTSAAGLYKGTFAVLTPSKEGVFIMFVNDSYGSAFSYETIGGINEEVLVFTPIDDGFPSITPGENVTIISFTYDQSGLGIFTSNVTAYVYSPDGKLIGAVNLTPATEITQFGVYNLFGYHEGNFTIPSNASSGFYTVVVEASYNSSIGLEEMNYTTFFYVAPSTASVQVRSLNEVFEGEYVKVYANITYPNGTEITTGIFTVTLIPYQNENQQILLEFDNGVPLQYNSTLREWVGLLRAPGGINATVYQGNPIYSLTGPWKVAVAGTSYSGYNSLSIGGYVEVMPYVYLPPLNLTPSTLVNLPLVLSVNNSYTIQGVYAPSLSLSNGNFTIQGSILGTLYISNATVTIEGSTISSIKVINSQLVLINSKIEDSNIGIYSVNSNVTLSTVTFNNVDLAIDYVHSNIENYDVSFVHVTKMSEYPVPKLLYPFQITSLTSYITVNITNYNTSTLKIMKVTVDGRQVNYTVTQGNNGIEVRIPFNSSEIPSGENMVSIEAYNGMHYNLSFSVDNEYPLSSLTSSVSSAVNSTRTLSLALGLVAIILSVLAIIISFRKGGGKNVK is encoded by the coding sequence ATGATAAAAACGCATTCTGTCATACTTTTAATACTTTTTATGATAAACGCGTTAGTGTTCCTAGGGATAAGCACTTCAGCTTATGCGACTTATGTTGGTCCTAAAATAGATAATTCGCAGTTTATAGGTCAATTAAATCCGCAACAAATGATCTGCATAGGAGTTTTAATTCCGCCTAAGAATATGAACCAACTGTACCTACTAGCTCAAGAGGTCGCCTACCATCAAATTAAGCCTATTCCGATGAACCGACTTATTTCCATGTTTGCACAGACCTATAAGGAGGGTCAAATTATTAGTTTTCTTGAGGATAACGGTCTCCAGATCGTATACAAGAGTCCTTTTGCTATAATAGCACAAGGATACGTTTATCAGGTTAATAATGCATTCCACGTTACTTTAGGGCTTTATAAAGACGGTAATATAATATTCTACATGCCCACTTCTAAACCAGAAGTCCCACCCGTTTTTTCAGGTGTAATGTTACAAGGGCTGACCAACTTTACTTCTGCTTCTCTCCAGTTAAACCTCATAAAGTTGGGAAAAGTGGAAGGGAACTCTATAATACCTGACGTAAATCCCCTCATAGAAAACCTGACCGGCTTTAAGTACTTGTCCTTCGCTGCTAATATGTATTCTCCTCAGGATTTAGTAGGTGCTTATAATATAACTCAAGGAGGTAAGAACGTCAGTATAGCTATAATAGATGCCTACGGAGACCCCACAATTTTACAAGATGTGAAATTATTTGACCAGAAATTCCATTTACCGCCTGCCAATATATCTATAATACCAATAGGCCCTTACCACCCTATTTTTGGGATTTTTGAGGGTTGGTGCGCGGAAACTGCACTAGATGTCGAAACTGCACATGCAATAGCGCCTTATGCTCACATAGACCTAGTCGTCCCTTCCAGTACGCTATTTATTCCTGAGGCTATAGACTATATTGTCTCTAATGATATAGCCCAAGTAGTCTCAATGAGCTTTGGGATCCCAGAAAATGTATTAGGTGATACTGGTTTATTTTACGTTTACCAAGGTACAGCTTATCCTAACACCCCCTATTGGGACTATTACTTTGCGTTAGGTACTGTAGAGGGTATAACTTTCTTAGCATCATCGGGTGATAGCGGTGCAACCGCAGAGGGTCTGTCTACTTATAGCGGAGTATCATATCCAGCTACGAGTCCCTTTGTGACTGGTGTTGGTGGGACTACATTATTCGTTAATGTCACATCAGGTTATCTCTCGCAAGAGAACTCTACAGCAACTTATGGTTACGAAACGGCATGGTCTGTAGACAATATGTTCTACTTCCCTTATGTGGCATCTGATGGAGGTTATAGTGAGCTCTATCCTAAGCCTTGGTACCAATATGGTATTAACGGCACATTAAGGGCTAGCCCAGACGTAGCGGCTGATGCAAACCCCTATACTGGCGAAATAATCTATGTGTTAGGCCAAGAGGAGGTAATAGGGGGAACAAGTCTAGCTTCACCGCTATGGGCTGGAGTCGTAGCTGACGTGATATCGCAGACACATAAACCAGTAGGGCTACTAAACAATATCCTTTACTGGATATACTCAAATTCCTCATTATATCAAAAAGTGTTCCATCAGGTCGATTTTGGGTTTAACGGTCTATATACTGCCCACAAGGGGTATAACCCAGTTACCGGTCTAGGGACTCCCGACTACTACTGGCTATTAAAGGCCGTAGAGGCTTACGAGAAAATACCGAAATTATCGGTCTCTGTTACCGTGTCCGAACCTGGTGTACAATACCCGTGGTTTATGTACAATTCTACATTTACTATTATCGCTAAGATATCTTACCCGAATAGTACTCAGGTCACTAGCGGGAGTTTTACGGCGTATATCTACACCACCCAAGGTCTGTTAACCTCTATGCCAATGATATTTAACGGGACTTATTGGGAAGCTGTATATACCATCAAACCCGGTAGCCCGCCGAATATTTGGTATGTCGTAGTTAACGGTACTTCAGGAGGAATTAGCGGATCGGGGGCATACGAGATCGATGTAGGCTTGTCAATAGATATAATATCTCCCACGCCGTTCCCATACGCCCTTTCAATACCGCCTAATACTCCTTTCTCTATACTCGCATGCGTATATTACCCAAATCTAACACCGGCAATTGTACCTTTACATGCATATTTTGTCCAAGACGGGAAAATAGTGTATAATGTCACCCTTCTGCCTACCTCCGCAGCAGGCCTATACAAAGGGACTTTCGCAGTCTTAACTCCTAGCAAGGAAGGGGTATTCATTATGTTTGTGAACGACTCCTATGGTTCAGCCTTTTCCTATGAGACGATAGGCGGGATTAATGAAGAAGTCTTGGTGTTCACTCCTATAGATGATGGTTTCCCATCAATTACACCCGGTGAGAACGTGACTATAATCTCATTTACTTATGATCAGTCCGGCTTAGGGATCTTTACTTCCAATGTTACCGCGTATGTATATTCTCCCGACGGTAAGTTAATAGGGGCAGTCAATTTGACTCCAGCCACTGAAATAACCCAGTTCGGGGTGTATAACCTATTCGGATACCATGAAGGCAATTTTACTATCCCAAGTAACGCGTCGAGCGGGTTCTATACTGTAGTGGTCGAGGCATCATATAATAGTTCAATAGGGCTAGAGGAGATGAACTATACTACTTTCTTTTACGTTGCTCCTTCAACCGCGTCAGTCCAAGTTAGATCGTTAAATGAGGTCTTTGAAGGAGAATACGTGAAAGTATACGCTAATATAACATATCCGAATGGTACTGAAATAACTACGGGAATATTTACCGTCACTTTAATTCCTTATCAAAATGAGAACCAGCAAATACTCTTGGAATTCGATAACGGAGTACCCTTGCAGTATAATTCTACTCTCAGAGAATGGGTAGGGCTATTAAGAGCTCCGGGAGGAATTAATGCGACAGTATATCAAGGTAATCCAATATATTCACTTACCGGGCCTTGGAAAGTAGCTGTAGCCGGTACTAGCTATTCAGGGTATAATTCGTTATCTATAGGAGGTTATGTCGAGGTCATGCCTTATGTCTATCTTCCGCCCCTGAATTTAACGCCGTCAACTCTTGTGAACCTTCCACTTGTATTATCAGTTAATAATAGTTATACTATCCAAGGAGTTTACGCCCCATCTTTAAGCTTATCTAACGGTAACTTTACTATCCAAGGGTCTATTCTAGGGACTCTATATATAAGTAATGCTACGGTCACCATAGAGGGTTCTACGATCTCTTCGATTAAAGTAATAAACTCCCAACTCGTATTAATTAACAGTAAGATTGAAGATAGTAATATCGGTATTTATTCCGTGAATTCTAATGTGACTTTAAGCACTGTTACATTTAACAATGTAGATTTAGCAATAGATTATGTGCACAGTAATATCGAGAACTATGACGTGAGTTTCGTCCATGTTACTAAAATGAGCGAGTACCCAGTGCCAAAGTTACTCTATCCTTTCCAGATTACCTCTTTAACTTCATATATAACTGTAAACATTACAAACTATAATACCTCTACGTTAAAGATAATGAAAGTTACTGTTGACGGTAGGCAAGTTAATTACACCGTTACTCAAGGGAATAACGGGATAGAGGTTAGGATCCCGTTCAACTCTTCAGAGATACCTTCCGGCGAGAATATGGTATCCATTGAGGCTTATAACGGTATGCATTATAATTTATCATTTAGTGTTGATAACGAGTATCCTTTGTCGAGTTTGACGTCTTCAGTCTCTTCTGCCGTAAATTCCACCAGGACTCTTTCCTTGGCATTAGGGTTAGTAGCTATAATTCTGTCAGTTTTAGCAATAATTATTTCCTTCAGAAAGGGAGGTGGTAAGAATGTTAAATAG
- a CDS encoding peptide-N4-asparagine amidase, whose amino-acid sequence MLNREKGVLVLIFISLLFVFSPIYYSVPILAMYSMSYRNITPSLLYNITSPLLNGFTDPKYYSFQAYGIKPPNVTPTIIHVATNAIFNDTGLTPENFTVYVPNGNYSMILMNVSIAETNGTQYDRQAYIFANGIPLFWGSTQEINNSTASVDLTMFENMIVGKNVTFQAVIENFYDAKLNITGLYHLNVTLLLYPGDKPEGLPNMFIPLFVSKYNYSYVVLNPLNPSVSQCVEIPNGTYMMKMLLYEEGGGLDEFWYANEPATRSIQVYYNNSLVGIVNPYETIYTGGIDLFWWKPMPSINTLAFHTPYIIDLTPMLALGNKAEISVHVTNLEEAYQLTGSTAFDWDISGVLMLWVNSSNPLISGKLLASYSRFIDSTPIFTSGYSATYYQESGNYLINYSATLDFKSGTEYSQVTQEGRFIAYQTFNSIYQKAYLDEEFNEYSLERGIVNSSMVIHGNYPVLLQLSAFATPITNPSVIPYNMTYLQNGTLSLGLYYYYSNTYSNYNYTTWINENETSQGGFSGILEIINKYGGALLVSLTSNNALTQKTLTAVTLVNDKGYEEVFNAEAIQNTTVKPVGYYIKISVSYIPIS is encoded by the coding sequence ATGTTAAATAGAGAAAAAGGTGTCTTAGTCCTAATCTTTATTTCTCTGCTCTTTGTTTTTTCACCTATCTACTATTCAGTCCCTATCTTGGCTATGTATAGTATGAGTTACAGAAATATAACACCCTCCTTACTTTACAACATCACTTCCCCTCTGCTTAATGGGTTCACCGACCCGAAGTATTATTCATTCCAAGCTTACGGTATTAAACCGCCTAATGTAACACCCACAATTATCCACGTTGCTACTAATGCTATATTTAACGATACCGGGCTTACTCCGGAAAACTTTACGGTCTACGTCCCAAACGGTAACTATAGTATGATACTTATGAATGTTAGTATCGCTGAGACTAACGGGACTCAATATGATAGGCAGGCCTATATATTTGCTAATGGGATACCTCTATTTTGGGGTTCTACACAAGAAATAAACAATTCTACAGCATCTGTAGATTTAACGATGTTCGAAAATATGATAGTAGGTAAGAATGTGACTTTTCAAGCAGTAATCGAGAACTTCTACGACGCCAAACTAAATATTACTGGACTCTACCACCTGAACGTAACGCTCTTACTCTATCCCGGTGATAAACCAGAAGGGTTACCGAATATGTTTATACCCCTTTTCGTGTCCAAGTATAATTACTCTTATGTCGTCCTAAACCCGTTAAACCCGTCAGTTAGTCAGTGTGTAGAGATACCTAACGGGACGTATATGATGAAGATGTTGCTATATGAAGAAGGAGGAGGGCTAGACGAGTTCTGGTATGCAAATGAACCTGCTACTAGAAGCATCCAAGTATATTATAATAATAGCCTCGTAGGGATAGTTAATCCTTATGAGACTATCTATACTGGTGGAATAGATCTATTCTGGTGGAAGCCTATGCCTTCTATTAATACGCTAGCTTTTCATACTCCTTATATAATTGATTTAACCCCCATGTTAGCTTTAGGGAATAAGGCTGAAATATCGGTTCATGTCACAAACCTGGAAGAGGCCTACCAATTAACAGGTTCTACGGCATTTGATTGGGATATTTCAGGCGTCTTAATGTTATGGGTGAACAGCTCCAATCCTCTAATCTCAGGGAAACTGCTGGCAAGCTACTCGAGGTTTATAGATTCAACTCCTATATTCACAAGCGGGTATTCCGCTACTTATTACCAAGAATCAGGCAACTACCTAATAAACTACTCTGCTACACTGGACTTTAAGAGCGGGACTGAGTATTCCCAGGTTACTCAGGAAGGTAGGTTTATAGCTTACCAGACATTTAATAGTATATATCAAAAAGCCTACTTAGATGAAGAATTTAATGAATATTCATTAGAAAGAGGAATTGTAAATTCTTCTATGGTAATTCATGGGAATTACCCCGTCCTATTACAGCTTTCAGCCTTTGCAACTCCTATAACTAACCCAAGTGTAATTCCTTATAATATGACCTATCTACAGAACGGTACTTTATCCTTAGGCCTTTACTACTATTATAGTAATACCTATTCTAACTATAACTATACTACGTGGATTAATGAAAACGAGACAAGTCAAGGAGGATTTAGCGGGATTTTGGAGATAATAAACAAGTACGGTGGAGCTCTTCTAGTTAGTCTGACCTCAAATAATGCATTAACACAGAAAACATTAACAGCTGTAACTTTGGTAAATGACAAAGGTTATGAAGAGGTGTTTAATGCAGAAGCCATTCAAAATACTACGGTTAAACCAGTAGGTTACTATATTAAAATATCAGTCAGTTATATACCGATATCGTAG
- a CDS encoding mandelate racemase/muconate lactonizing enzyme family protein — translation MSKISQIEPIVLAQTEKGSATWASVMILVKVTTSDGMTGYGEAVPTLRVINVYNTIKQVAKGYLGKEAEEPEKDYHEWYKQDFYLARSFESATATSAIDQALWDIIGKELGAPIYKLLGGKVRDRIPVYANGWYQDAVFPEDFAEKAKRVISMGYKALKFDPFGPYYDWIDEKGLKEAEDRVKAVREAVGGEVDILIEHHGRFNANSAIAIAKRLEKYNPIFMEEPVHHEDIEGLRKYKKAITTLKVALGERLISLKEAMFYIREGLVDIIQPDLCNIGGITIGKKVVSLAEANDVEVAFHNAFGSVQNAYSLQLSATVNNLYLLENFYDWFPQWKRDIVYDETKVEQGHVKVPEKPGIGVSINEKAIENMKIEPKELDVLEEPVWVVKGTWKHFQP, via the coding sequence ATGTCTAAGATTTCTCAAATAGAACCTATAGTTTTAGCTCAAACAGAAAAGGGAAGTGCTACTTGGGCATCTGTGATGATCCTGGTTAAAGTTACGACTTCGGATGGAATGACTGGATACGGTGAAGCAGTCCCGACTTTAAGGGTAATTAACGTTTATAACACTATAAAACAAGTAGCCAAAGGGTATCTGGGTAAAGAGGCTGAAGAACCTGAAAAGGACTACCACGAATGGTATAAGCAAGACTTTTACTTAGCTAGGTCATTTGAATCAGCTACGGCTACGAGTGCAATAGACCAAGCTTTATGGGACATAATAGGAAAAGAGCTAGGTGCACCGATCTACAAACTCCTTGGTGGGAAAGTGAGGGATAGGATCCCTGTCTACGCTAATGGCTGGTATCAAGATGCCGTATTTCCTGAAGACTTTGCAGAGAAAGCAAAGCGGGTAATTAGTATGGGATATAAAGCACTGAAGTTTGACCCTTTCGGACCTTATTATGACTGGATCGATGAGAAAGGCTTGAAGGAAGCTGAGGATAGGGTTAAAGCCGTCAGGGAGGCGGTGGGGGGAGAAGTGGATATATTAATTGAGCATCATGGCAGGTTTAATGCTAACAGTGCCATTGCGATCGCTAAGAGGTTAGAAAAATACAACCCGATCTTTATGGAAGAGCCGGTACACCATGAGGACATAGAAGGTTTAAGAAAGTACAAAAAGGCTATAACTACCCTAAAGGTCGCGCTTGGCGAGAGGCTTATCAGCCTTAAAGAAGCGATGTTTTACATCCGTGAGGGCCTAGTTGATATTATCCAACCCGACCTATGCAATATTGGTGGGATCACGATTGGTAAGAAAGTGGTGTCACTGGCCGAAGCTAACGATGTCGAAGTGGCTTTCCATAATGCCTTCGGTTCAGTCCAAAACGCTTACTCTTTACAGCTCAGTGCTACAGTAAATAACCTTTACCTTCTGGAGAACTTTTATGACTGGTTCCCGCAGTGGAAGAGGGATATAGTATATGATGAAACGAAGGTTGAACAAGGTCACGTTAAAGTCCCTGAAAAACCCGGTATAGGCGTCTCCATTAACGAGAAAGCTATTGAGAATATGAAAATAGAGCCTAAGGAATTAGATGTGCTAGAGGAACCGGTATGGGTAGTAAAAGGTACGTGGAAGCACTTTCAGCCTTGA
- a CDS encoding metallophosphoesterase encodes MGEEKIFELLEKSKDIFKQHGTFLGEYNAQKVVFIGDTHGALEITKYAFDKFYDKVDLMVFLGDYVDRYPPLGVENLQFILEKMVETDAKKVLVLRGNHESPLTNYYYGFVEEVKQKFGDESVYEKFKDLFSYMPYAAVVNGYLCVHGGLPSRVDNDGNLVLGINSIDDIKKLTYPDVEPSDSIAMQILWNDPREGLEELTFVPNIRGEGTYYFGKKVVDQFLSQTGLKGIIRGHEAVDGFRVDIDKKVITVFSSIYHGQSAGILYINGDEIKRILIAQDKTVYEVGGL; translated from the coding sequence ATGGGAGAAGAGAAGATTTTCGAATTATTAGAAAAATCTAAAGATATATTTAAACAACACGGTACCTTCCTAGGAGAATATAACGCACAGAAAGTCGTGTTCATAGGGGACACTCATGGAGCACTTGAAATTACGAAATATGCTTTCGATAAATTCTACGACAAAGTGGATCTGATGGTATTTTTAGGGGACTATGTAGACAGGTACCCGCCTTTAGGCGTAGAGAACTTACAGTTTATACTAGAAAAAATGGTTGAGACAGATGCTAAAAAAGTTCTAGTATTGAGAGGGAACCACGAGAGCCCGTTAACAAACTATTACTACGGATTCGTAGAAGAGGTTAAACAGAAATTTGGGGATGAATCAGTATATGAAAAATTTAAGGACCTATTCTCCTATATGCCTTATGCAGCCGTAGTCAACGGTTACCTTTGCGTCCATGGAGGTTTACCTTCTAGAGTAGATAATGACGGAAACTTAGTCCTCGGAATAAATAGTATAGACGACATAAAGAAACTAACATATCCAGATGTAGAACCCTCAGATAGTATTGCAATGCAGATCCTATGGAATGACCCAAGAGAAGGACTCGAAGAACTCACATTCGTCCCTAATATAAGGGGAGAAGGTACATATTATTTCGGCAAGAAAGTGGTAGACCAGTTCCTGTCACAAACCGGATTAAAAGGGATAATTAGAGGACATGAGGCTGTAGATGGCTTTAGAGTGGATATTGATAAAAAAGTGATTACTGTATTTTCAAGTATATACCATGGGCAATCGGCAGGTATCTTGTATATTAACGGTGACGAAATAAAGAGAATACTAATCGCCCAAGACAAAACGGTTTACGAAGTAGGTGGTTTATAA
- a CDS encoding APC family permease, producing MGLSKASLSLREAYGQAMAVTAPLGSVVSTTTAAIAYAGRSVVFATILALIGSALWVYTLTRYSSKLASAGGFYTYGAAAWRRKTVAYYEAIFEIIAYSSLNAVNAFTIYLILQTILQQLNISLPSYALILTILLGLAYPTLASYLIHIRRLLSYIVSVSATLEVLFLFALFIYAVATKGFNPTYFIPSSHTSIGAIGTAMILSIVSISGAGAATYLGEETKTPTKNITAGIWLSLILGGGAILAGTYGLVALWNGSLSSLSNCAQPLLYELFRFGLPIVMLGLLMSVNSLLASNIGTTVGAARVLFNLAREKVMPNIFEKINKENEPIVATMAVGIISALFTIIPLVITGSVENAFTEISVITSIFWLTGRIIDGFGVPVLYWVIGRLSISSAVIPIASGLINLVGIGLSIQLPDMFQTITVIVILLLATMWYIVKGRFGKPGTLVVDENNEVITIDEYLKRYKQTARAS from the coding sequence ATGGGGCTCTCAAAAGCTTCATTATCACTAAGAGAAGCTTATGGTCAAGCTATGGCAGTTACAGCACCATTAGGTAGTGTAGTCTCTACGACTACAGCTGCAATAGCATATGCCGGACGGTCAGTTGTCTTCGCTACCATTTTAGCTCTAATAGGAAGCGCTTTATGGGTCTATACGTTAACCAGATATTCCTCAAAACTTGCCTCAGCTGGAGGATTTTATACCTACGGTGCTGCAGCATGGAGGCGTAAGACTGTAGCCTACTATGAAGCAATATTTGAAATTATCGCATATTCTAGTTTAAACGCAGTAAACGCTTTTACTATTTACTTAATCTTACAAACCATATTACAACAGCTAAATATTTCGCTACCTTCTTATGCCCTGATACTTACAATTTTATTAGGTTTAGCTTACCCTACCTTGGCGTCATACCTTATACACATCAGAAGGCTACTTAGCTATATAGTCAGTGTAAGCGCTACACTGGAAGTACTTTTCCTATTTGCCTTGTTTATTTATGCAGTAGCGACTAAAGGGTTTAATCCAACTTACTTTATACCATCTTCACACACCTCTATTGGCGCTATAGGTACCGCAATGATACTTTCTATCGTGAGCATATCCGGGGCTGGAGCGGCCACTTACTTGGGAGAAGAGACTAAAACCCCTACAAAGAATATAACAGCGGGAATATGGTTATCTCTAATCTTAGGTGGTGGTGCAATACTTGCTGGTACATACGGTTTAGTAGCACTTTGGAACGGGTCATTATCATCCCTATCTAATTGTGCCCAACCTTTACTCTATGAACTTTTCAGATTTGGACTACCTATAGTCATGCTAGGACTGTTAATGTCTGTTAATAGCTTGCTAGCTTCTAACATAGGGACTACAGTAGGGGCAGCAAGGGTGTTGTTTAATTTAGCTAGGGAGAAAGTAATGCCGAATATTTTTGAGAAGATTAACAAGGAAAATGAGCCTATTGTCGCCACAATGGCAGTAGGAATTATATCGGCGTTATTCACAATAATACCATTAGTTATTACTGGGTCCGTAGAGAACGCTTTTACCGAGATAAGCGTTATAACAAGTATATTTTGGCTAACAGGGAGGATAATAGACGGTTTCGGAGTCCCGGTCTTATACTGGGTTATAGGCAGGCTTAGTATATCTTCAGCTGTTATACCAATAGCCTCTGGGCTTATCAACCTCGTGGGGATTGGACTATCTATACAATTACCGGATATGTTTCAGACTATCACCGTAATTGTGATACTACTACTCGCCACAATGTGGTATATCGTGAAGGGTAGGTTCGGTAAGCCGGGGACACTAGTCGTTGATGAAAATAATGAAGTTATAACTATCGATGAATATCTAAAAAGGTATAAACAGACTGCAAGGGCATCTTGA
- a CDS encoding class I fructose-bisphosphate aldolase, giving the protein MTGLEIRMKKLFERNRAFVVALDHGLVMGPLKGLEKIAEVAKKIANRGPDALQMTPAMVRLLKENFFSRSSPMLIARLDTANVWRQKYRKYESGYYSAVYSIRDAIEAGADAVVTYLVVGYGEDQVEGVNIDYLSALRREANDYGIPFIIEPLFVSPDNPDSVKDPELVKYVTRLASEIGADILKVDYTGTKESFRDVVNYAFAPILIRGGPKTNTNEEFLKMLKDALDAGAKGITVGRNLWQSEYPERLATAISYLVHDNKDLGEILKVLE; this is encoded by the coding sequence ATGACCGGGTTAGAGATTAGAATGAAAAAACTCTTTGAGAGGAATAGGGCTTTTGTAGTAGCTTTGGATCACGGTCTTGTTATGGGCCCGCTTAAAGGTCTAGAAAAAATTGCTGAGGTTGCTAAAAAAATAGCTAACAGAGGGCCTGACGCGCTTCAGATGACTCCGGCTATGGTTAGGTTACTTAAGGAGAATTTCTTTTCCCGTTCTTCACCTATGTTAATAGCGAGGCTTGACACTGCAAATGTGTGGAGACAAAAATATAGAAAATATGAAAGTGGATACTATTCAGCGGTTTATTCTATCAGAGACGCGATAGAAGCGGGTGCAGATGCAGTAGTAACTTACCTTGTAGTAGGATATGGAGAGGATCAAGTGGAGGGTGTAAATATAGATTATTTGTCAGCTTTGAGGAGAGAGGCGAATGACTATGGTATTCCATTCATAATTGAACCCTTATTTGTTTCCCCGGATAACCCTGATTCTGTAAAAGACCCCGAGCTAGTAAAATACGTCACCAGGTTGGCTTCAGAGATAGGTGCTGATATATTGAAGGTAGATTACACGGGGACTAAGGAGTCTTTCAGAGATGTGGTAAATTATGCGTTTGCACCTATCCTCATCAGGGGTGGTCCGAAAACTAACACTAATGAAGAATTCCTCAAGATGTTAAAAGACGCGTTAGATGCTGGGGCTAAGGGCATTACTGTAGGGAGAAATTTATGGCAATCGGAGTACCCTGAAAGATTGGCTACTGCTATTTCCTATCTAGTCCATGATAACAAGGATCTTGGAGAAATCTTAAAAGTATTAGAATAG